From Marivirga harenae, one genomic window encodes:
- the rpsK gene encoding 30S ribosomal protein S11 — protein MAQKRKDKAKKRVVNVEAIGQAHIRASFNNIIISLTNSTGQVISWASAGKMGFKGSKKNTPYAGQVAAQNAAQTAYDLGLRKVEVYVKGPGAGRDSAIRTIQNTGIEVTMIKDVTPLPHNGCRPPKRRRV, from the coding sequence ATGGCTCAAAAGAGAAAAGATAAAGCTAAAAAAAGAGTTGTTAATGTTGAGGCTATTGGACAAGCACATATCAGGGCTTCATTCAATAACATCATTATTTCATTGACAAACTCTACAGGTCAAGTTATTTCCTGGGCGTCTGCCGGAAAAATGGGGTTCAAAGGTTCTAAAAAGAACACTCCGTATGCTGGCCAAGTTGCAGCTCAAAATGCTGCACAAACTGCCTATGATTTAGGCCTTAGAAAAGTAGAGGTTTACGTTAAAGGACCTGGAGCAGGTAGAGATTCTGCTATTAGGACTATACAAAATACAGGTATTGAAGTAACGATGATCAAGGATGTTACTCCATTACCTCATAATGGATGTCGTCCACCTAAAAGACGTAGGGTTTAA
- the rplX gene encoding 50S ribosomal protein L24: MERRKNKQRKFHIRKGDTVKVIAGNAKGKTGKVLEMLGEKDRAIVEGANIVTKHNKPSANSPQGGIDKIEAPIHISNLMLVDPATADATRSGRKLDENGKLQRYSKKTGEVIKNG, from the coding sequence ATGGAGAGGAGAAAAAATAAACAAAGGAAATTTCACATACGCAAAGGCGACACTGTAAAAGTCATAGCCGGTAACGCAAAAGGTAAAACTGGAAAAGTGTTAGAAATGCTAGGTGAAAAAGATAGAGCTATCGTTGAAGGTGCAAATATTGTTACTAAACATAACAAACCTTCTGCTAATAGTCCTCAAGGTGGTATTGATAAGATTGAAGCGCCTATCCACATCAGTAATTTGATGTTGGTTGATCCAGCTACAGCTGATGCTACTAGAAGCGGACGTAAGCTAGACGAAAACGGTAAATTACAAAGATATTCAAAAAAAACGGGGGAGGTAATCAAAAATGGCTAA
- the rpmD gene encoding 50S ribosomal protein L30, protein MAKKIKVTQTRSVIGRPKNQKLTIEALGLGRINKTVTKDSTPQIEGMLKKVAHLVNVTEG, encoded by the coding sequence ATGGCGAAGAAAATTAAGGTAACACAAACCAGAAGTGTAATAGGTAGACCTAAAAATCAAAAGCTGACGATAGAGGCTTTGGGTTTAGGAAGAATTAATAAAACTGTGACTAAAGATTCAACACCTCAGATTGAAGGTATGTTGAAGAAGGTAGCTCACTTAGTTAATGTAACTGAAGGATAA
- the rpsH gene encoding 30S ribosomal protein S8 has product MVTDPIADFLTRVRNAIKANHRIVEVPASNLKKSMTKVLHEKGYILNYKFEENNGQGNIKIALKYDPETKTPAITNLERVSKPGLRKYSDSENLPRVLNGLGVAIMSTSKGVITDKEARSLKVGGEVLCYVY; this is encoded by the coding sequence ATGGTAACTGATCCAATAGCTGATTTTCTTACAAGGGTTCGTAATGCTATAAAAGCAAATCACCGAATCGTAGAAGTACCGGCATCAAACTTGAAAAAGAGTATGACCAAGGTGCTTCATGAAAAAGGTTATATCCTGAATTATAAATTTGAGGAGAATAACGGGCAAGGTAATATTAAAATTGCTTTGAAATATGATCCTGAAACAAAAACTCCAGCTATAACCAATTTGGAGAGAGTTTCAAAACCAGGGTTGAGAAAGTACTCTGATTCTGAAAATCTACCAAGGGTGTTAAATGGTTTAGGTGTTGCGATTATGTCGACATCGAAAGGAGTTATTACTGACAAAGAGGCAAGATCGCTGAAAGTTGGTGGTGAAGTATTGTGCTACGTATATTAA
- the rpsM gene encoding 30S ribosomal protein S13 — MARVSGVDIPDNKRGVISLTYIFGLGKSSAAKILEMAGVDADKKVSEWTDDEANSVRTAISENFKTEGVLKSEVQMSIKRLLDIGCYRGLRHRKGLPLRGQRTKNNSRTRKGKRKTIANKKKATK, encoded by the coding sequence ATGGCAAGAGTTTCCGGAGTAGATATTCCTGATAATAAAAGGGGAGTTATATCATTGACCTATATTTTTGGTCTTGGTAAGAGTTCAGCGGCTAAGATATTAGAAATGGCTGGCGTAGATGCTGATAAAAAAGTAAGTGAATGGACTGATGATGAGGCTAACAGTGTTAGGACTGCCATTAGTGAGAACTTCAAAACTGAAGGTGTCTTAAAGTCTGAGGTGCAAATGAGCATCAAAAGATTGTTGGACATAGGATGTTATAGAGGTTTACGTCACAGAAAAGGCCTTCCGTTAAGAGGACAGAGAACAAAGAATAACTCTCGTACCCGTAAAGGAAAGAGGAAGACTATTGCAAATAAAAAGAAAGCTACTAAGTAA
- the rplE gene encoding 50S ribosomal protein L5: protein MANPRLKELYLGEIIPALKEKFQYSSAMEVPKLTKIVINKGIGAATADKKLVDTGVEELTMITGQKAVPTYAKNSISNFKLREGMPIGAKVTLRGEKMYEFLDRLLSVSLPRVRDFQGVKDKGFDGRGNYTLGVKEQIIFPEISIDKVSTISGMDITFVTTANTDEESYELLKAFGTPFASKNNQ from the coding sequence ATGGCTAATCCAAGATTAAAAGAATTATATCTGGGTGAAATAATTCCCGCTTTGAAAGAGAAGTTTCAATATAGCTCTGCTATGGAAGTTCCTAAACTTACTAAAATAGTAATCAATAAAGGAATCGGAGCAGCAACTGCAGATAAGAAGCTAGTAGATACTGGTGTCGAAGAATTGACTATGATAACTGGTCAAAAAGCAGTACCGACATATGCTAAAAATTCAATCTCTAACTTTAAGTTAAGAGAAGGGATGCCGATCGGAGCTAAAGTAACGCTTAGAGGCGAAAAAATGTACGAGTTTTTGGATAGATTATTGTCTGTATCATTGCCTCGTGTACGTGATTTCCAGGGTGTAAAAGACAAAGGTTTTGACGGAAGAGGAAATTATACTCTTGGTGTTAAAGAACAGATTATTTTTCCAGAAATTAGTATTGACAAAGTTTCTACTATTTCAGGTATGGATATAACATTTGTAACCACTGCCAATACGGATGAAGAAAGCTATGAATTGTTGAAAGCTTTCGGAACTCCATTTGCAAGTAAAAACAATCAATAA
- the rpsC gene encoding 30S ribosomal protein S3 gives MGQKVNPIGFRLGIVRGWESNWYGGKGLSFSDKLIEDQKIREYILARIPKGGISKIVIERTLKRITLTVHTARPGVVIGKGGSEVDKLKEELKKLTGKDVQINIFEIKRPELDAKLIGESIGQQLKARISYRRAMKQAIASAMRVGAQGIKVKVSGRLGGAEMARTEMYKEGRIPLHTLRADIDYETTHAHTIYGTIGVKVWVFKGEVFGKRDLSLNVGAGTPGKGGGPANNRRSERPKRKRK, from the coding sequence ATGGGACAGAAAGTTAATCCAATAGGTTTTCGTTTAGGAATTGTTCGTGGTTGGGAATCCAACTGGTACGGAGGAAAAGGCTTGTCTTTTTCTGACAAACTAATCGAAGATCAAAAGATAAGAGAATATATATTAGCTCGTATTCCTAAAGGAGGAATCTCTAAGATTGTTATCGAAAGAACTTTAAAAAGAATCACTTTAACAGTTCATACTGCTAGGCCAGGTGTTGTAATCGGAAAAGGTGGTAGTGAAGTAGATAAGCTAAAAGAAGAGCTTAAAAAATTAACTGGCAAAGATGTTCAGATAAATATTTTTGAGATCAAGCGTCCGGAGTTAGATGCTAAATTAATTGGTGAATCTATTGGTCAGCAGTTAAAAGCAAGAATTTCCTACAGGAGAGCAATGAAGCAAGCAATTGCTTCAGCAATGAGGGTAGGTGCTCAAGGGATAAAAGTTAAAGTTTCAGGTCGTTTAGGCGGTGCTGAAATGGCACGTACCGAAATGTACAAAGAAGGAAGAATTCCTTTGCATACTTTAAGGGCGGATATCGACTATGAAACAACTCATGCGCACACAATATATGGAACTATTGGTGTAAAAGTATGGGTTTTCAAAGGAGAGGTTTTCGGCAAGAGAGACTTGTCGCTGAATGTTGGGGCAGGTACTCCTGGAAAAGGTGGTGGCCCGGCTAATAATAGAAGAAGTGAACGTCCTAAAAGAAAGCGTAAGTAA
- the rplP gene encoding 50S ribosomal protein L16, whose translation MLQPKRTKFRKKQKGRVKGIAQRGHRIAFGSFALKSLEPGWITSRQIEAARIAMTRAMKRQGQVWIRIFPDKPITKKPAEVRMGKGKGAPEYWVATVKPGTIMFEAGGVPMDLAKEALRLAAQKLPVKTKFSVRRDYAENPIVI comes from the coding sequence ATGTTACAGCCAAAGAGAACAAAATTTAGGAAAAAGCAAAAGGGAAGAGTAAAAGGTATTGCTCAAAGAGGGCATAGAATTGCTTTCGGTAGTTTTGCTTTGAAGTCACTGGAGCCGGGTTGGATTACCAGTAGACAAATAGAGGCCGCAAGGATTGCCATGACTAGGGCGATGAAGAGGCAAGGTCAGGTTTGGATTAGGATTTTCCCAGACAAACCTATAACGAAGAAACCTGCAGAGGTTCGTATGGGTAAAGGTAAAGGGGCGCCAGAATATTGGGTAGCTACCGTTAAACCTGGAACCATTATGTTTGAAGCTGGTGGTGTACCGATGGATTTAGCTAAAGAAGCTTTAAGATTGGCAGCACAAAAATTGCCGGTTAAAACCAAATTTTCAGTAAGAAGGGACTATGCAGAAAACCCTATTGTAATATGA
- the rpsN gene encoding 30S ribosomal protein S14 — translation MARKAVIAREKKRERLVAKFAAKRAELKANGDYEALDKLPKNASPVRLHNRCKLTGRPKGYMRKFGISRVTFREMASQGKIPGVTKASW, via the coding sequence ATGGCTAGAAAAGCAGTAATTGCCAGAGAAAAGAAGAGAGAAAGACTTGTCGCTAAATTTGCAGCCAAAAGAGCTGAGCTAAAAGCTAATGGCGACTATGAGGCTTTAGATAAATTGCCAAAAAATGCATCTCCAGTAAGATTGCACAACAGATGTAAACTTACAGGTCGTCCAAAAGGGTATATGCGTAAATTTGGGATATCAAGGGTAACGTTCCGTGAAATGGCTTCACAAGGGAAGATACCAGGTGTGACCAAAGCAAGTTGGTGA
- the infA gene encoding translation initiation factor IF-1 has protein sequence MAKQSSIEQDGTITEALSNAMFRVELSNGHEVIAHISGKMRMNYIKILPGDKVKLEMSPYDLTKGRIVYRYK, from the coding sequence ATGGCAAAACAAAGTTCAATAGAGCAAGATGGAACAATAACAGAAGCGTTATCAAACGCTATGTTTAGAGTAGAATTAAGTAATGGTCATGAGGTTATAGCTCATATTTCCGGTAAGATGAGAATGAATTATATTAAGATTCTTCCCGGAGATAAGGTTAAATTGGAGATGTCTCCTTATGATCTTACAAAAGGTAGAATAGTATACAGATACAAATAA
- the rpmC gene encoding 50S ribosomal protein L29 — MKNADIKKLSIDELNENIKVEGQKLHKLKFAHAISPIENPMQIRDTRKNIARLQTELRSKVLAK; from the coding sequence ATGAAAAACGCTGATATAAAGAAATTATCCATTGACGAGCTCAATGAGAATATTAAAGTTGAAGGACAAAAGCTTCATAAGTTGAAGTTTGCACATGCGATCTCTCCTATAGAGAATCCTATGCAGATAAGAGATACTCGTAAGAATATTGCTCGTTTGCAGACTGAACTAAGAAGTAAAGTACTTGCTAAATAA
- the ykgO gene encoding type B 50S ribosomal protein L36: MKVKASIKKRSVDCKVVRRNGKLYVINKKNPRFKQRQG; encoded by the coding sequence ATGAAAGTTAAAGCTTCAATCAAAAAGAGAAGTGTTGATTGTAAAGTTGTCCGTAGAAACGGTAAGCTTTATGTGATCAACAAAAAGAATCCACGTTTCAAACAAAGACAAGGGTAA
- the rpsE gene encoding 30S ribosomal protein S5, which translates to MSQSNIKSVRASEIELKEKVVAIKRVAKVVKGGRRFSFSAIVVVGDGNGVVGYGLGKANEVTDAITKGIDDAKKNLVKVPILKGTVPHEQIGKYSGGFVLVKPASPGTGVIAGGAMRAVFESAGVHNVLAKSKGSSNPHNVVKATFDALLKLRDPFTVAKDRGIALSNVFNG; encoded by the coding sequence ATGTCTCAGAGTAATATAAAATCTGTAAGAGCAAGCGAAATCGAACTGAAGGAGAAAGTAGTAGCCATTAAAAGGGTTGCTAAAGTGGTAAAAGGAGGTAGAAGATTTAGCTTCTCTGCAATCGTAGTTGTAGGAGATGGTAATGGTGTTGTTGGTTATGGCTTAGGTAAAGCTAATGAAGTGACCGATGCTATTACTAAAGGAATTGATGATGCTAAGAAGAATTTGGTGAAAGTTCCAATCTTAAAAGGTACTGTTCCTCATGAGCAAATTGGCAAATACAGTGGTGGATTTGTGTTGGTTAAACCAGCCTCTCCAGGTACTGGAGTAATTGCTGGAGGTGCAATGCGTGCTGTATTTGAAAGTGCTGGTGTTCATAACGTATTAGCTAAGTCTAAAGGCTCTTCGAATCCGCATAACGTAGTGAAAGCTACTTTCGATGCACTACTTAAATTGAGAGATCCATTTACGGTAGCTAAAGATAGAGGAATTGCACTTTCTAACGTATTTAACGGGTAA
- the rplO gene encoding 50S ribosomal protein L15, whose protein sequence is MKLHTLKPAEGSIKNRKRIGRGQGSGAAGTAGRGHKGAKSRSGYSSKQGFEGGQMPLQRRVPKFGFNNFNRVSYKAINLSDLQILQEKYSVDTIDLDLLKSKGLVAKNDLVKILGNGTLKAKLNVTANAFSKTALEAIEKAGGTASKI, encoded by the coding sequence ATGAAATTACATACATTAAAACCAGCAGAAGGTTCTATTAAAAATAGAAAGCGTATTGGTAGAGGTCAGGGTTCTGGTGCTGCCGGTACTGCAGGTAGAGGTCATAAGGGTGCGAAATCTAGAAGTGGATACTCTTCAAAACAAGGTTTTGAAGGTGGTCAGATGCCATTGCAAAGAAGAGTTCCTAAATTTGGTTTCAATAACTTCAATAGAGTAAGCTATAAGGCGATAAACTTAAGTGATCTTCAGATCTTACAAGAGAAATATAGTGTTGATACTATTGATTTAGATTTGTTGAAGAGCAAAGGACTTGTTGCTAAAAATGACTTGGTTAAAATTTTAGGAAACGGAACCTTAAAAGCTAAATTGAATGTTACTGCTAATGCGTTTTCAAAGACTGCGTTAGAGGCAATCGAGAAAGCTGGAGGAACTGCATCAAAAATATAA
- the rplF gene encoding 50S ribosomal protein L6, translating to MSRIGKSLINLPQDVTLEIAKDNLVTVKGSKGTLTQQVDPAISVKNTDGVIALERATESKRHKAMHGLYRALLNNMVTGVSEGFKKQLELVGVGYKATVQGNVLELNVGYSHSILLGLPDEVKATAETVKGQNPVVTLESYDKQLIGQVAAKIKSLRTVEPYKGKGIRFVGEQVRRKAGKTAAK from the coding sequence ATGTCACGAATAGGTAAAAGTCTTATAAATCTACCTCAAGATGTAACACTTGAAATTGCTAAAGATAATTTAGTGACGGTAAAGGGTTCAAAGGGTACTCTAACACAGCAAGTAGATCCTGCTATTTCTGTTAAAAATACTGACGGAGTAATAGCACTTGAACGAGCTACGGAGTCAAAAAGACATAAAGCAATGCACGGTTTGTACAGAGCTTTGTTGAATAATATGGTTACTGGTGTTTCAGAAGGCTTTAAAAAGCAATTGGAACTTGTAGGTGTTGGTTACAAAGCGACCGTACAGGGTAATGTATTAGAGTTGAACGTAGGGTATTCTCACAGCATATTATTAGGGTTGCCTGATGAAGTTAAAGCTACTGCTGAAACTGTAAAAGGTCAAAATCCTGTGGTAACTTTAGAGAGTTATGACAAACAATTAATTGGACAAGTAGCCGCTAAAATTAAGTCCCTACGTACTGTAGAACCTTACAAAGGTAAAGGAATTAGGTTTGTTGGTGAACAAGTTAGACGTAAAGCAGGTAAAACTGCCGCTAAATAA
- the secY gene encoding preprotein translocase subunit SecY: MNRFFSTIKNIFSIEELRDRILNTIGFLIIFRLGSFVVLPGVDPSKLSGDAQGIFGLLDTILGGAFSNASIFALGIMPYISASIVIQLLTVAVPYFQKMQKEGESGRKKITQITRVLTIAITFVQGVSYVAGTIPTEAIMMSQTFFTFTSVIVLTSGTIFCMWLGEKITDKGIGNGISMLIMIGIISRFPGSIVAEAISLGMSGLLFFILEIVALFFVVMVTVMLVQATRRIPVQYAKQVVGGRVYGGQRQYIPLKVNASGVMPIIFAQSLMFLPALLANLWADDSDTAAYIGTVFSDFQSWQYNLTFALLIIVFTFLYTAITINPSQIADDMKRNGGFVPGIKPGKETSDFIDNILTKITLPGSIYLALIAILPAFVARAGVGTQFSQFFGGTSLIIMVGVILDTLQQIESYLLMRHYEGMMKSGKVKGSSSQRTAVA, from the coding sequence ATGAATCGTTTTTTTTCTACCATAAAGAATATTTTCTCCATTGAGGAGCTTAGAGATAGGATTTTAAATACCATTGGGTTTTTAATCATTTTTCGTTTAGGCTCCTTTGTGGTATTGCCGGGAGTGGATCCTTCCAAATTATCAGGTGACGCACAAGGTATATTCGGCCTTTTAGATACAATCTTAGGTGGCGCATTCTCGAATGCATCCATTTTTGCATTAGGTATCATGCCATATATTTCGGCAAGTATAGTGATACAGTTATTAACAGTAGCTGTTCCATACTTTCAGAAAATGCAGAAGGAAGGGGAATCTGGTAGAAAGAAGATTACTCAGATCACTAGGGTATTGACCATTGCTATCACTTTTGTACAAGGTGTTAGTTATGTTGCTGGAACTATTCCAACTGAAGCGATTATGATGAGTCAAACTTTCTTCACTTTTACTTCTGTTATTGTTCTAACATCAGGTACAATATTTTGTATGTGGTTGGGTGAAAAGATTACAGATAAGGGGATTGGGAATGGTATTTCAATGTTAATTATGATCGGAATCATATCGAGATTCCCTGGGTCAATAGTTGCTGAAGCTATTTCGTTAGGAATGAGTGGTCTGTTATTCTTTATTCTTGAAATCGTAGCATTGTTCTTTGTCGTGATGGTAACAGTTATGCTAGTCCAAGCTACAAGAAGAATACCTGTTCAATATGCAAAACAGGTAGTAGGTGGAAGAGTGTATGGCGGTCAACGTCAATATATTCCACTAAAAGTTAATGCTTCTGGAGTAATGCCAATTATCTTTGCACAATCATTAATGTTTTTGCCTGCTTTGTTAGCAAACCTTTGGGCAGATGATAGCGACACAGCCGCATATATAGGAACCGTGTTTTCTGATTTCCAAAGCTGGCAATACAATCTTACATTTGCACTTTTAATTATTGTTTTTACATTTTTGTATACAGCGATAACTATTAATCCGAGTCAAATTGCGGATGATATGAAAAGAAATGGTGGTTTTGTTCCAGGCATTAAGCCAGGAAAAGAGACATCTGACTTTATAGATAATATTTTAACGAAGATTACTTTACCAGGCTCAATATATTTGGCACTTATTGCAATTTTACCTGCGTTTGTTGCAAGAGCTGGGGTTGGTACTCAGTTTTCTCAATTCTTTGGTGGAACATCGTTGATTATTATGGTCGGGGTTATTTTAGATACCCTGCAGCAGATTGAGAGTTACTTACTGATGCGTCATTATGAAGGTATGATGAAATCAGGTAAGGTAAAAGGAAGTTCATCACAAAGAACAGCAGTAGCTTAA
- the rpsD gene encoding 30S ribosomal protein S4 yields MARYKGPKSKIARRFNEPIFGASKALSKKAYPPGQHGRGRRRKQSEYAVQLMEKQKAKYTYGVLERQFANLFDKASRKKGITGEVLLQLLESRLDNVVFRLGIAPTRRAARQLVGHKHVLVNGEILNIPSYQVKEGDVIGVREKSKSLEAVTDSLSSNTVSKYSWLEFDKSSMSGKFVNTPQREDIPENINEQLIVELYSK; encoded by the coding sequence ATGGCAAGATATAAAGGACCAAAATCCAAAATTGCAAGAAGGTTTAACGAACCTATTTTTGGTGCAAGTAAAGCATTATCCAAGAAAGCTTATCCTCCAGGCCAACATGGCAGAGGAAGACGTAGAAAACAGTCGGAATATGCTGTTCAGCTTATGGAGAAGCAAAAAGCTAAATATACATACGGTGTATTAGAAAGACAATTTGCTAATTTATTCGACAAGGCTTCAAGAAAGAAAGGTATTACTGGAGAGGTTTTGCTTCAGTTATTGGAGAGCAGATTGGATAACGTTGTGTTTAGGTTAGGAATTGCTCCTACTAGAAGAGCAGCAAGACAGTTGGTAGGTCATAAACATGTTTTGGTTAATGGTGAGATTTTAAATATTCCATCATACCAAGTGAAAGAAGGAGATGTGATTGGCGTTAGAGAGAAATCAAAGTCTCTTGAAGCAGTTACTGACAGTCTTTCATCAAATACAGTATCAAAATATTCTTGGTTAGAATTTGATAAGTCTTCCATGTCTGGGAAATTTGTTAATACGCCACAGAGAGAAGATATTCCGGAGAATATTAATGAGCAACTGATTGTCGAGTTGTACTCAAAATAA
- the rplV gene encoding 50S ribosomal protein L22 — translation MEAIAKLNNVPTSPRKMRMVVDLIRGEKVNRALNILKFESKHGAARIEKLLLSAIANWQQANPELDLEDADLFVKSVQVDGGRVLKRLRPAPQGRAHRIRKRSNHVTLIVDSAADKAVLAESDNAENK, via the coding sequence ATGGAAGCAATAGCTAAATTAAATAACGTACCTACTTCTCCTAGAAAAATGAGGATGGTAGTGGATCTTATCAGAGGAGAAAAAGTGAATCGTGCTTTGAACATTTTAAAGTTTGAATCTAAGCATGGTGCTGCTAGAATTGAGAAATTATTGCTTTCTGCAATTGCCAACTGGCAACAAGCAAATCCTGAACTTGATCTTGAAGATGCGGATTTATTTGTAAAGTCTGTTCAAGTTGATGGTGGTAGGGTTTTGAAAAGATTAAGACCTGCCCCTCAAGGTAGAGCTCATAGAATTAGAAAAAGATCAAACCATGTAACTTTGATTGTTGACAGTGCTGCGGACAAAGCGGTATTGGCTGAATCTGATAACGCTGAAAATAAATAA
- the rpsQ gene encoding 30S ribosomal protein S17, which yields MERNLRKERVGLVVSNKMDKSITVSVERKVKHPMYGKFVKKNTKFMAHDEANDCTIGDTVKIQETRPLSKNKKWRLVEIVERAK from the coding sequence ATGGAAAGAAACCTTAGAAAGGAAAGAGTAGGGTTAGTTGTAAGTAACAAAATGGATAAGTCCATTACCGTTTCTGTAGAAAGAAAGGTTAAACACCCTATGTATGGTAAATTCGTAAAGAAAAACACCAAATTCATGGCTCATGATGAGGCTAATGATTGTACGATTGGCGATACTGTCAAAATACAAGAAACGCGGCCGTTGAGCAAGAATAAAAAATGGAGATTAGTAGAAATCGTAGAAAGAGCTAAATAA
- the rplR gene encoding 50S ribosomal protein L18: MAISKQNRRARIKLGIRRKISGTTGTPRLSVFKSNRAIYAQVIDDLKGHTLVAANSLELGAKSNADIDTASKVGETLAQRAKDAGIESIVFDRGGYRFHGRVKALADGARKGGLKF, translated from the coding sequence ATGGCTATTAGTAAACAAAATAGACGAGCTCGAATCAAATTAGGTATTCGTAGAAAGATATCTGGAACTACTGGAACACCTCGTTTGTCGGTATTTAAAAGTAACCGTGCCATTTATGCACAAGTAATCGATGATTTGAAAGGTCATACTTTAGTTGCTGCAAATTCACTTGAACTTGGTGCTAAAAGTAATGCTGATATCGATACGGCTTCAAAAGTAGGTGAAACACTTGCCCAAAGAGCAAAAGATGCAGGCATCGAATCAATTGTATTTGATAGAGGTGGTTACAGATTTCATGGTAGAGTAAAAGCATTGGCTGACGGTGCTCGTAAAGGTGGCTTAAAATTCTAA
- the rplN gene encoding 50S ribosomal protein L14 produces the protein MIQQESRLSVADNSGAKEVLCIRVLGGTKRRYASIGDKVIVTVKSALSSSNLKKGTVSRAVIVRTKKEVRRKDGSYIRFEDNAAVLLNPNDEPRGTRIFGPVARELREKQFMKIVSLAPEVL, from the coding sequence ATGATACAACAAGAATCAAGATTAAGTGTAGCGGATAATAGTGGTGCCAAAGAGGTATTGTGTATCCGTGTATTGGGTGGTACCAAAAGAAGGTATGCCTCCATTGGTGATAAAGTGATTGTAACTGTAAAGTCTGCTCTTTCTTCAAGTAATTTGAAAAAAGGTACTGTTTCTAGAGCCGTGATTGTACGGACTAAGAAAGAGGTGAGAAGAAAAGATGGTTCATATATTCGCTTCGAAGATAATGCTGCTGTATTATTGAATCCTAATGATGAGCCAAGAGGTACTCGTATCTTTGGCCCTGTTGCAAGAGAGTTGCGTGAAAAGCAATTCATGAAAATTGTTTCTTTAGCACCTGAAGTATTATAA